In one Hymenobacter sp. DG25B genomic region, the following are encoded:
- a CDS encoding sensor histidine kinase: protein MLIRNKLILRFTLLVLAIQLALSAFIYFFHAAARQERFAQRLAGKGRMTARLLLRTPQPADAAPRLFRRRDLLTILEEQISIYDPAGRLLYTSGDEVQQQQNLRYLPLVQPGARPLRFAADSLEAVGVAYLYQGQTYRVFAAGLDQFGHLQLEKLRLILLVGNVGALVLIILAGWYFADESLKPIKRVVGQVERITAGRLGLRVHEGNGTDEIAQLAVTFNRMLARVEQAFEMQKNFLSHASHELRTPLATALGTLETSLTYDTDLGEVRRSMASAQEELRRLTGLTNALLALAKAENTAFRRVPVRLDECLTQALNYCQGKYPGRQVQLSFGEMPPKGTPEPFVVAGNEQLLTTALLNLLDNACKYSSGPVHACIGYTGRAVEVTVTDSGIGIAAEALPLVMTALYRAENGRQVPGYGLGLTVTQKIAEHHGGSLELSSPPGAGTTATLRLPPQ, encoded by the coding sequence ATGCTGATTCGCAATAAACTTATTCTGCGCTTTACCCTGCTGGTGCTGGCCATTCAGTTGGCGCTGTCCGCCTTCATTTATTTCTTCCACGCGGCGGCGCGTCAGGAGCGGTTTGCCCAGCGCCTGGCGGGCAAGGGCCGCATGACGGCGCGCCTGCTGCTGCGCACCCCGCAGCCCGCAGATGCCGCCCCGCGCCTGTTCCGGCGCCGCGACCTGCTCACCATTCTGGAAGAACAGATCAGCATCTACGACCCCGCCGGCCGCCTGCTGTACACCAGCGGCGATGAGGTTCAGCAGCAACAGAACCTGCGTTACCTGCCGCTGGTACAGCCTGGGGCCCGGCCCCTGCGCTTTGCCGCCGACAGCCTGGAGGCCGTTGGAGTGGCGTATTTGTACCAGGGGCAAACATACCGGGTTTTTGCCGCCGGCCTCGACCAGTTTGGCCATCTGCAGCTGGAAAAGCTGCGCCTGATTCTGCTGGTAGGCAATGTGGGGGCGCTGGTGCTGATTATTCTGGCGGGCTGGTATTTTGCCGATGAGTCGCTGAAACCGATAAAGCGGGTGGTGGGCCAGGTAGAGCGCATCACGGCCGGGCGGCTGGGGCTGCGCGTGCACGAAGGCAACGGCACCGATGAAATAGCTCAGCTGGCCGTGACCTTCAACCGTATGCTGGCCCGCGTTGAGCAGGCCTTCGAGATGCAGAAAAACTTCCTCAGTCATGCCTCCCACGAGCTACGCACGCCGCTGGCTACGGCCCTGGGCACGCTGGAAACGTCGCTGACCTATGATACCGACCTGGGCGAGGTGCGGCGCAGTATGGCCTCAGCGCAGGAGGAGCTGCGCCGCCTGACCGGCCTCACCAACGCCCTGCTGGCCCTGGCCAAGGCCGAAAACACCGCCTTCCGGCGCGTACCGGTGCGGCTGGATGAATGCCTGACCCAGGCCCTGAACTACTGCCAGGGCAAGTACCCCGGCCGCCAGGTACAGCTCTCCTTTGGCGAAATGCCCCCGAAGGGGACGCCCGAACCGTTTGTGGTGGCGGGCAATGAGCAGCTGCTGACCACGGCCCTGCTAAACCTGCTCGACAATGCCTGCAAGTATAGCAGCGGGCCGGTACACGCCTGTATTGGCTACACTGGCCGAGCGGTGGAAGTGACCGTGACTGACTCCGGCATCGGCATTGCCGCCGAAGCGCTGCCGCTGGTTATGACGGCGCTGTACCGGGCCGAGAATGGCCGGCAGGTACCCGGCTACGGCCTGGGCCTGACCGTAACGCAAAAGATTGCCGAGCATCATGGCGGAAGCCTGGAGCTAAGCTCGCCGCCGGGCGCGGGCACCACCGCCACGCTGCGGCTGCCCCCGCAGTAG
- a CDS encoding HAD family hydrolase, whose product MAKKPNLLFDFGGVIINIDYQRTLDAMGRLHRHGSTIAFTQAAQAELFDLMETGRLTPAEFHQGLRTHYELEATDEELTAAWNAMLLDVPAERLALIAELRAQGYETALLSNTNQIHIEEINQRLHQQYGLQNGIADALDRVFYSQHVGLRKPGEEIFRHALAEMNWKAEETLFIEDSFQHIETARRLGLHTLFLAPPLTLLDALPDALRAFQSSASPLSS is encoded by the coding sequence ATGGCCAAAAAGCCTAACCTGCTGTTCGATTTCGGCGGCGTGATTATCAATATTGATTACCAGCGCACGCTGGATGCCATGGGCCGCCTGCACCGGCATGGTAGCACCATTGCGTTTACCCAGGCAGCCCAGGCAGAGCTGTTTGACTTAATGGAAACCGGCCGCCTCACTCCCGCTGAGTTCCACCAGGGCCTGCGCACGCACTATGAGTTAGAGGCCACCGACGAGGAGTTGACGGCCGCCTGGAACGCCATGTTGCTGGACGTGCCCGCCGAGCGGCTGGCCCTCATTGCCGAGCTGCGCGCCCAGGGCTACGAAACTGCGCTTTTATCAAACACCAACCAGATTCATATTGAGGAGATAAACCAGCGGCTGCACCAGCAATACGGTCTGCAAAATGGCATTGCCGATGCCCTGGACCGGGTTTTCTACTCCCAGCATGTGGGCCTGCGCAAGCCCGGCGAAGAAATTTTCCGGCATGCGCTGGCCGAGATGAACTGGAAAGCAGAGGAAACACTTTTCATCGAGGACAGTTTTCAACACATTGAAACGGCCCGGCGCCTGGGGTTGCACACGCTGTTCCTGGCCCCGCCTCTCACCCTTCTCGACGCTCTTCCCGACGCCCTCCGTGCCTTCCAATCTTCCGCCTCTCCCCTTTCCTCCTGA
- a CDS encoding efflux transporter outer membrane subunit, translated as MKLLSSLIRFSAGLCFRRVVLAGATGALLSGCQATAPVVLPRATPLPKSFSAAPADTVSGGNLSWRQFFTDPSLAALLDTAVRANPDLLVAVQRVEVARAGLTAARGALRPTISATAAASYDRFADLSGTGFNATNDGQTLPSVAPDYFLGLRSAWELDLWGKLRSRRQASFARLLASEQGRRLVETALVAQVARLYYDLLALDNELSVLRKNKKLQDRALEIVKVQKLGGRATELAVQQFLAQLLRTRSLEAETRQRIVGAENELNRLLGRYPQPIRRGAPLPEQTLPALVRTGMPAAMLLRRPDVRQAELELAATRADVAAARAAFLPSLTLSPYVGLNAYKASLLFSTPGSLAYGLLAGVAAPLVNRSQLKASYRQSAARQQAAYYRYQQAMQTGFEEVVTSLRGLENYQQAYELRQQEVQALTTAVEVSNDLYTASYANYLEVVTAQRSALEAELNLTGIRREQFQLLIDLYRALGGGWTPGSLQ; from the coding sequence ATGAAGTTGCTGTCTTCCCTTATTCGTTTTTCTGCGGGACTTTGCTTCCGCCGCGTGGTTCTGGCCGGAGCAACCGGGGCGCTGCTGAGCGGCTGCCAGGCTACCGCGCCGGTGGTGTTGCCCCGGGCCACACCTCTGCCCAAAAGCTTCAGCGCCGCCCCGGCCGATACTGTTAGCGGCGGAAACCTGTCGTGGCGGCAGTTTTTCACTGACCCCAGCCTGGCGGCCCTGCTGGACACAGCCGTGCGCGCCAACCCCGATCTGCTGGTGGCCGTGCAGCGCGTGGAGGTGGCCCGGGCCGGCCTGACCGCCGCCCGCGGGGCGCTGCGCCCCACCATCAGCGCTACGGCCGCCGCCAGCTACGACCGGTTTGCCGATCTGAGCGGCACCGGCTTCAATGCCACCAACGACGGCCAGACCCTGCCCTCCGTCGCGCCCGACTATTTTCTGGGCCTGCGCAGTGCCTGGGAGCTTGACCTGTGGGGCAAGCTGCGCAGCCGGCGCCAGGCTTCCTTTGCCCGCCTGCTGGCCTCGGAGCAGGGCCGCCGCCTCGTCGAAACGGCCCTGGTGGCCCAGGTGGCCCGCCTATACTACGACCTCCTGGCTCTGGACAACGAGCTGAGCGTACTCCGCAAAAACAAAAAGCTGCAGGATCGGGCCCTGGAAATAGTGAAGGTGCAGAAGCTGGGCGGGCGGGCTACCGAGCTGGCCGTGCAGCAATTTCTGGCTCAGCTGCTGCGCACCCGCAGCCTGGAGGCCGAAACCCGGCAGCGCATTGTAGGAGCCGAAAACGAGCTTAACCGCCTCTTGGGCCGCTACCCGCAGCCCATCCGCCGCGGGGCACCGCTGCCGGAGCAAACCCTGCCCGCCCTGGTCAGGACAGGGATGCCGGCCGCCATGCTGCTGCGCCGCCCCGACGTGCGCCAGGCCGAGCTGGAGCTGGCTGCCACCCGCGCCGACGTGGCTGCCGCCCGGGCCGCCTTTCTGCCCAGCCTTACCCTCTCACCCTATGTGGGCCTGAACGCCTACAAAGCTTCTTTGCTGTTTTCGACTCCCGGTTCTCTGGCCTATGGCCTGCTGGCCGGAGTGGCGGCGCCCCTCGTCAACCGGAGCCAGCTGAAGGCCAGCTACCGGCAGTCGGCTGCCCGGCAACAGGCCGCGTACTACCGCTACCAGCAGGCCATGCAAACCGGGTTTGAGGAAGTAGTGACCAGCCTGCGCGGCCTGGAAAACTACCAGCAGGCCTATGAGCTGCGCCAGCAGGAAGTGCAGGCCCTGACTACCGCCGTGGAAGTATCAAACGACCTATATACGGCCAGCTACGCCAACTACCTGGAGGTAGTAACGGCCCAGCGCAGCGCCCTGGAGGCCGAGCTGAACCTGACCGGCATCCGGCGCGAGCAGTTTCAGCTGCTGATTGACCTCTACCGGGCTTTGGGCGGCGGCTGGACCCCGGGCAGCCTTCAATAA
- a CDS encoding response regulator transcription factor, with protein sequence MKVLLVEDEPKLASFVKKGFENEGYELEVAYDGRMGQSLLQQNRYDLVVLDVNLPYVNGFELCRQARQLNPHQPVLLLTALDSLDDKIAGFEAGTDDYLVKPFAFRELLLRARVLTRRHAAGSPARQLLRFSDLELNLDTKVVTRAGQRIELTTKEYSLLEYLLLNRGKVISRVDIAERVWELKFDTNTNVIDVYVSYLRKKLDKGYPVKLIHTVVGMGYVLREG encoded by the coding sequence ATGAAGGTTTTATTGGTAGAAGACGAGCCGAAGCTGGCCTCGTTTGTTAAGAAAGGGTTTGAGAATGAGGGCTATGAGCTGGAGGTAGCCTACGACGGGCGTATGGGCCAGTCCTTACTCCAGCAGAACCGCTACGACCTGGTGGTGCTGGATGTGAATCTGCCCTACGTGAATGGGTTTGAGCTATGCCGGCAGGCACGCCAACTCAACCCACACCAGCCCGTGCTGCTGCTCACGGCCCTCGATTCTCTCGATGATAAAATTGCGGGCTTTGAAGCGGGCACGGATGACTATCTGGTAAAGCCGTTTGCATTCAGGGAGCTGCTGCTGCGGGCGCGGGTGCTGACCCGGCGGCACGCGGCCGGCAGCCCGGCCCGCCAGCTCCTACGCTTTTCCGACCTGGAGCTAAACCTGGACACCAAAGTGGTAACCCGGGCCGGCCAGCGAATTGAGCTGACCACCAAGGAGTACTCCTTACTGGAATATCTGCTCCTGAACCGCGGCAAGGTAATTTCGCGGGTGGATATTGCCGAGCGGGTCTGGGAGCTGAAATTCGACACCAATACCAACGTTATTGATGTTTACGTGAGCTACCTGCGCAAAAAGCTGGATAAAGGCTACCCCGTAAAACTGATTCATACGGTGGTGGGCATGGGCTACGTCCTGCGCGAGGGGTAG
- a CDS encoding efflux RND transporter permease subunit, with the protein MFSIFIRRPVLSLVISLFITLLGVGALFTLPVTQFPDIVPPSVTVRAKYNGANAEVSAKAVATPLERAINGVPGMTYMNTVTTNNGTTLVEVFFEVGTDPDLAAVAVQNRVTTILDELPEEVIKAGVVTEKEVNSMLLYLNIVSDDPTADEQFIYNFADINILQELKRIKGVGLAEIQGSREYAMRVWLKPDRMLAYRVGADEIVQAIQTQSVEAAPGRTGESSGRSAQVLQYVLRYTGKLFEPEQYRNIVIRAEADGSVLRLKDVADVEFGVQTYRMLSKSNGKPSAAILLKQLPGSNASDVIAQVKERMAELKATSFPPGMTYTISYDVSRFLDASIHEVVRTLFEAFLLVFVIVYLFLQDWRSTLIPALAVPVALIGTLFFMQLLGFSINLLTLFALVLAIGIVVDNAIVVVEAVHAKMHEKHLSALDATLEAMGEISGAIVAITLVMSAVFIPVSFMSGPVGVFYRQFSLTLAISIVISGINALTLTPALCALLLKEPTDAERTGLLGRFFAGFNSRYERFADGYQRLVRTVASRQLVTVALLLFFLAATWGVNSVLPTGFIPSEDQGMVYINVTSPPGATMERTQQVLQEVQRVAQTMKPVESVSTLAGYSLMNDVSGASYGMGMINLKGWDERQESVTELMAQLRVKTRHITGAQVQFFTPPTVPGFGNAGGFDLRVLDRTGRGDLHRTDEVTDRFIKALNNTPAIENTFSGFDPTFPQYLIHLDADLAAKKGVTVARAMKTLQTLMGSNYAASFIRFGQMYKVMVQALPGYRTKPEDLLKLYVKNDRGEMVPYSTFVRLERVYGPEQFTRYNMYTSATLNGDTAPGYSSGDAIKTIEAVAARELPRGYTFEWSGMTREQIISGNQALYVFGIVLVFVYLLLAAQYESFLLPLPVLLSLPTGIFGAFLALKLLGLENNIYAQVSLVMLIGLLGKNAILIIEFAVQRQREGLSVLDAAVEGARSRLRPILMTSFAFVAGLIPLCIATGAGAMGNRSIGTAAAGGMLIGTLFGVVLIPGLYVLFARDKKPAQPIAEPAAEVPVATRVAKPAPVAV; encoded by the coding sequence ATGTTTTCTATCTTCATCAGACGGCCGGTTTTGTCGCTGGTTATTTCCTTGTTTATCACCCTGCTGGGTGTGGGGGCGCTGTTTACGCTGCCCGTCACGCAGTTCCCCGACATCGTGCCGCCCTCCGTGACGGTGCGGGCCAAGTACAACGGGGCCAATGCCGAGGTGTCGGCCAAGGCCGTGGCCACGCCGCTGGAGCGGGCCATCAACGGGGTGCCGGGCATGACCTACATGAATACCGTAACCACCAACAACGGCACCACCCTGGTGGAGGTGTTCTTTGAGGTGGGCACCGACCCCGATCTGGCCGCCGTGGCCGTGCAGAACCGCGTAACCACCATCCTGGATGAGCTGCCCGAGGAGGTAATTAAGGCCGGTGTGGTGACGGAGAAGGAAGTGAACAGCATGCTGCTGTACCTGAACATCGTCAGCGACGACCCCACGGCCGACGAGCAGTTCATCTACAACTTCGCCGACATCAACATTCTGCAGGAGCTCAAGCGCATCAAGGGCGTAGGCCTGGCCGAAATCCAGGGCAGCCGCGAGTATGCCATGCGCGTGTGGCTGAAGCCCGACCGGATGCTGGCCTACCGCGTGGGCGCCGACGAAATTGTGCAGGCCATCCAGACCCAGAGCGTAGAGGCCGCCCCCGGCCGCACCGGCGAAAGCTCGGGCCGCTCGGCGCAGGTGCTGCAATACGTGCTGCGCTACACCGGCAAGCTTTTCGAGCCCGAGCAGTACCGCAACATCGTCATCCGGGCCGAGGCCGACGGCTCGGTGCTGCGCCTCAAGGACGTGGCCGATGTGGAATTTGGGGTGCAAACCTACCGCATGCTGTCCAAGAGCAACGGCAAGCCCTCGGCCGCCATCCTGCTCAAGCAGCTGCCCGGCTCCAACGCCTCCGACGTTATTGCGCAGGTGAAAGAACGCATGGCCGAGCTGAAAGCCACCAGCTTCCCGCCCGGCATGACCTATACCATCAGCTACGACGTGTCGCGCTTCCTCGACGCCAGTATTCACGAGGTGGTGCGGACGCTGTTTGAGGCGTTTTTGCTGGTGTTCGTCATTGTGTACCTGTTTTTGCAGGACTGGCGCTCCACTCTCATTCCGGCCCTGGCCGTGCCGGTGGCCCTCATTGGCACCTTGTTTTTCATGCAGCTGCTGGGCTTCAGTATCAATCTGCTCACGCTGTTTGCGCTGGTGCTGGCCATCGGCATTGTGGTGGATAACGCCATTGTGGTGGTGGAAGCCGTGCACGCCAAGATGCACGAAAAGCACTTGTCGGCCCTGGACGCCACGCTGGAAGCCATGGGTGAAATCAGCGGGGCCATTGTGGCCATCACGCTGGTGATGTCGGCGGTGTTTATTCCGGTGTCATTTATGAGCGGGCCGGTGGGCGTGTTCTACCGCCAGTTTTCGCTCACGCTGGCCATTTCCATCGTCATTTCGGGGATAAATGCTCTCACGCTCACGCCGGCTTTGTGCGCGTTGCTGCTCAAGGAGCCTACTGATGCCGAACGTACGGGCCTGCTGGGCCGCTTCTTTGCCGGCTTCAATAGCCGCTACGAGCGGTTTGCCGACGGCTACCAGCGCCTGGTGCGCACGGTGGCCAGCCGCCAGCTGGTGACGGTGGCGCTGCTGCTGTTCTTCTTGGCAGCCACCTGGGGCGTCAACTCCGTGCTGCCCACCGGCTTTATTCCGAGCGAAGACCAAGGCATGGTCTACATCAACGTGACCTCGCCGCCTGGCGCCACCATGGAGCGCACCCAGCAAGTGCTGCAGGAAGTGCAGCGCGTAGCCCAGACGATGAAGCCCGTGGAATCCGTCTCGACGCTGGCCGGCTACTCGCTGATGAACGACGTGTCGGGGGCCAGCTACGGCATGGGCATGATCAACCTGAAAGGCTGGGACGAGCGCCAGGAATCCGTGACCGAGCTGATGGCCCAGCTGCGGGTTAAAACCAGGCACATTACCGGGGCGCAGGTGCAGTTTTTTACCCCGCCCACGGTGCCCGGCTTCGGCAACGCCGGCGGCTTCGATCTGCGGGTGCTGGACCGCACCGGCCGCGGCGACCTGCACCGCACCGACGAGGTGACGGACCGTTTCATTAAGGCCCTCAACAATACGCCGGCCATCGAAAACACCTTCTCCGGCTTCGACCCCACCTTTCCGCAGTATCTCATTCACCTGGATGCCGACCTGGCCGCCAAGAAGGGCGTGACCGTAGCCCGCGCCATGAAAACCCTGCAAACCCTGATGGGCTCCAACTACGCTGCCAGTTTTATCCGCTTCGGGCAGATGTACAAGGTGATGGTACAGGCCCTGCCCGGCTACCGCACCAAGCCCGAAGATTTGCTGAAGCTCTACGTGAAAAACGACCGGGGCGAAATGGTGCCCTACTCCACGTTTGTGCGCCTGGAGCGGGTGTACGGCCCGGAGCAGTTCACGCGCTATAACATGTACACTTCGGCCACCCTCAACGGCGACACTGCCCCCGGCTATTCGTCGGGCGACGCCATCAAGACCATTGAGGCTGTAGCGGCCAGGGAGCTGCCGCGCGGCTACACCTTCGAGTGGAGCGGCATGACCCGGGAGCAGATTATCTCGGGCAACCAGGCGCTGTATGTGTTCGGCATCGTGCTGGTGTTCGTGTACCTGCTGCTGGCGGCGCAGTACGAAAGCTTCCTGCTGCCGCTGCCGGTGCTGCTGAGCCTACCCACCGGCATCTTCGGCGCTTTCCTTGCCCTGAAGCTGCTGGGGCTGGAAAACAATATCTACGCCCAGGTTTCGCTGGTGATGCTCATTGGCTTGCTGGGTAAGAACGCTATTCTCATCATTGAATTCGCGGTGCAGCGGCAGCGGGAAGGCCTGTCGGTGCTGGATGCGGCCGTGGAAGGCGCCCGCTCCCGTTTGCGCCCCATTCTGATGACCTCCTTCGCCTTCGTGGCCGGTTTGATTCCGCTGTGCATTGCCACTGGTGCGGGCGCTATGGGCAACCGCAGCATCGGCACGGCGGCGGCAGGCGGCATGCTCATCGGCACCTTGTTCGGGGTGGTGCTGATTCCGGGCCTCTACGTGCTGTTTGCGCGCGACAAAAAGCCGGCCCAGCCCATAGCCGAGCCTGCCGCTGAGGTTCCCGTTGCTACCCGCGTTGCAAAACCTGCCCCCGTAGCCGTCTAA
- a CDS encoding efflux RND transporter periplasmic adaptor subunit translates to MSFLSSFLLRTLLPGLLGATLAGCGTNGQADTGHAAEPDIPTLPVTRLVAHDTVLARDYVADIQAVRNVELRARVRGFLEKIYVDEGQTVKKGQPLFQINDAEYRTRLARARAALSNATARARVASLQLDRVQLLTEKNIISKTELDVAQAKLAAARSTMEEARSAQANAALMLSYTTIRAPFDGVVNRELLKVGSLIDDGTLLTTVSDTRAVFAYFNVSEAEYLAYMKTRRPDSARRTNQVRLVLADGTLYAPTGQIETVESQFQAGTGAIAFRARFANPEQLLKHGATGKVRLANPVTDALLVPQKAVFEQQDKNYVYVVDARGQVRQRNFVPQSRLNAFYVVDSGLKAGEQIVCEGVQDLRDGSRITPRPVTLTSLTTAL, encoded by the coding sequence ATGTCTTTCCTTTCTTCATTTCTGCTGCGGACCCTGCTCCCTGGCCTACTGGGGGCTACGCTGGCCGGCTGCGGCACCAATGGCCAGGCCGATACGGGCCATGCGGCCGAACCGGATATCCCCACGCTGCCGGTTACCCGGCTTGTGGCCCACGACACCGTACTGGCCCGCGACTACGTGGCCGATATTCAGGCCGTACGTAACGTGGAGCTGCGGGCCCGGGTGCGGGGTTTTCTGGAGAAAATCTACGTGGATGAAGGCCAGACTGTGAAAAAAGGCCAGCCCCTGTTTCAGATCAATGACGCCGAGTACCGCACCCGTCTGGCCCGGGCCCGCGCCGCGCTGAGCAACGCCACTGCCCGGGCCCGGGTGGCCAGCCTGCAGCTGGACCGGGTGCAGCTGCTCACCGAGAAGAATATCATTTCTAAAACCGAGCTGGACGTGGCCCAGGCCAAGCTGGCCGCCGCCCGCTCCACCATGGAGGAAGCCCGCTCGGCGCAGGCCAACGCCGCCCTCATGCTCAGCTATACTACCATTCGCGCCCCGTTTGATGGCGTGGTGAACCGGGAGCTGCTGAAGGTGGGCAGCCTCATCGACGACGGTACGCTGCTGACCACCGTGTCGGATACGCGGGCCGTGTTTGCCTACTTCAATGTGTCGGAGGCGGAGTATCTGGCGTACATGAAAACGCGCCGGCCGGACTCGGCCCGCCGCACCAACCAGGTGCGGCTGGTGCTGGCCGACGGCACGCTCTACGCGCCTACCGGCCAGATTGAAACCGTGGAAAGCCAGTTTCAGGCCGGCACCGGGGCCATTGCCTTCCGGGCCCGCTTCGCCAACCCCGAGCAACTGCTCAAGCATGGGGCCACCGGCAAAGTGCGCCTGGCCAACCCCGTGACCGACGCGCTGCTCGTGCCCCAGAAGGCTGTATTCGAGCAGCAGGACAAAAACTACGTGTATGTGGTGGATGCCCGGGGCCAGGTGCGCCAGCGCAACTTCGTGCCCCAGAGCCGCCTCAACGCCTTCTACGTGGTGGATAGCGGCCTGAAAGCCGGGGAGCAGATTGTATGCGAAGGCGTGCAGGATTTGCGCGACGGCTCCCGCATCACGCCTCGTCCGGTGACGCTCACCAGCCTGACCACGGCTCTGTAG
- a CDS encoding 5'-nucleotidase C-terminal domain-containing protein, protein MPATLSLFQLNDVHGYLNLHQELFHVPGPVRLEDLYNIVPMDPEIETVALTGTELRQMLKANLESTYRGQPLHQMGGYVKRALGL, encoded by the coding sequence ATGCCTGCCACCCTCTCCCTGTTCCAGCTCAACGACGTGCACGGCTACCTGAATCTGCACCAGGAGCTGTTTCACGTCCCCGGCCCCGTGCGCCTGGAAGACCTCTACAACATTGTGCCCATGGACCCGGAAATTGAAACCGTGGCGCTGACCGGCACCGAGCTGCGACAAATGCTGAAAGCCAACCTGGAAAGCACCTACCGCGGGCAGCCCCTGCACCAGATGGGCGGCTACGTGAAGCGCGCCCTGGGTTTGTAG
- a CDS encoding site-2 protease family protein, with protein MPSNLPPLPFPPDAPVPGLRDEEDFRQFFTRYERPAPPRWRRYALHLVLFFITLITTTLAGAEWITGKAFFIQGNIFKLSGWLTKPEILSGLWFSLPFLGVLTVHEFGHYFTARHNRVRTTLPYYIPFFTGLFNTIGTFGAVIRIKDRIFSRREFFDIGLAGPLAGFLVAVPVLIYGFTHLPPLEYIFQIHPEYRAYGADYAHYVYQQGTGLTLAKPLLYQGLEYLFADPTRLPHPNELMHYPVLLAGALSLFFTALNLLPIGQLDGGHILYGLLGFQRFNRLSAVLFIGFVFYAGLGLFSLHSALDTWLYWGLPYFLYLTLVFRRVLPTPWRGVKLAFAVFVAQLAATVAFPGLEGNPGWLVFGLLLGRVMGIYHPPSTDERPLSPGRKVLGWLMLVIFVLCFTPSPFL; from the coding sequence GTGCCTTCCAATCTTCCGCCTCTCCCCTTTCCTCCTGACGCACCCGTTCCCGGCCTGCGCGACGAGGAAGACTTCCGGCAGTTTTTCACCCGCTACGAGCGGCCCGCGCCGCCGCGCTGGCGCCGGTATGCCCTGCACTTGGTATTGTTTTTCATCACCCTGATTACCACCACCCTGGCCGGCGCGGAATGGATAACCGGCAAGGCTTTCTTTATTCAAGGCAACATTTTTAAGCTGAGTGGCTGGCTGACGAAGCCGGAAATTCTGAGCGGGCTGTGGTTTTCGTTGCCCTTTCTGGGGGTACTCACGGTGCATGAGTTCGGGCACTATTTCACGGCCCGGCACAACCGGGTGCGCACCACGCTGCCGTACTATATTCCGTTTTTCACGGGGCTATTCAATACCATTGGCACGTTTGGGGCCGTCATCCGCATTAAGGACCGGATATTTTCCCGCCGCGAGTTCTTCGATATCGGCCTGGCCGGACCGCTGGCGGGCTTTCTGGTAGCGGTACCGGTGCTGATTTATGGTTTCACGCACCTGCCGCCCCTGGAATACATCTTCCAGATTCATCCGGAATACCGGGCCTATGGTGCCGATTATGCCCACTATGTGTATCAGCAGGGCACTGGCCTTACATTGGCTAAACCACTGCTGTACCAGGGTCTGGAATACCTGTTTGCTGACCCCACCCGCCTGCCGCATCCCAATGAGCTAATGCACTACCCGGTGCTGCTGGCGGGGGCGCTGTCCTTGTTTTTTACGGCCCTGAACCTGTTGCCCATTGGGCAGCTGGACGGAGGGCACATTCTGTACGGGCTGCTGGGCTTTCAGCGGTTCAATCGGCTGTCGGCGGTTCTGTTTATCGGCTTCGTATTTTACGCCGGGCTGGGGTTGTTTTCGCTGCACAGCGCCCTGGATACCTGGCTGTATTGGGGCCTGCCCTATTTTCTGTACCTCACGCTGGTTTTTCGGCGGGTGCTGCCCACGCCGTGGCGCGGCGTGAAGCTGGCTTTCGCGGTATTTGTAGCACAGCTGGCCGCTACGGTGGCCTTTCCGGGGCTGGAAGGCAACCCCGGCTGGCTGGTTTTTGGGTTGCTGCTGGGCCGGGTAATGGGCATTTATCATCCGCCCTCTACCGATGAGCGCCCCCTCTCGCCGGGGCGCAAAGTGCTGGGCTGGCTAATGCTGGTTATTTTTGTGCTTTGCTTTACCCCTTCTCCTTTTCTATAA